In Antennarius striatus isolate MH-2024 chromosome 8, ASM4005453v1, whole genome shotgun sequence, a single window of DNA contains:
- the ccr7 gene encoding C-C chemokine receptor type 7: MISVSDLSTPLPTVLIWFIHFKPSSSQDGENTTTPSYQDSNFSDLDYSDFPVPCGKEYNRQFRSWFIPTFYSIICLLGLVGNLLVIITVLSFKRLKTMTDVYLLNLSCADLLFALSLPFWAANSMTEWVLGLVLCKAIHVVYKVSFYSSMFLLSFISVDRYFAIAKAVSSYRHRSQAMLLSKVSSAGIWVMAVIFSIPDMNYTTVNNNTCTPYSSSSDHLRVTIQGTQIVLAFALPLLVMCFCYSSIVQTLYQTRNFERNKAIKVILAVVTVFLVSQVPYNLVLFWTTIVTAQGGTDDCSYENSLLYAADVTQCVAFLRCCLNPFVYAFIGVKFRHDLLKLLKDIGCLTQERLLRSAWGRRRASGAMDTETTTTFSP; encoded by the exons ATGATTTCTGTCAGCG ATCTTTCAACGCCGCTGCCCACTGTCCTGATATGGTTTATTCATTTTAAG CCCTCCTCGTCTCAGGATGGAGAGAATACAACCACCCCCTCCTACCAGGATTCTAACTTCTCCGATCTGGATTACAGTGACTTTCCTGTGCCCTGTGGGAAGGAATACAACCGCCAGTTCCGTAGCTGGTTCATCCCGACCTTCTACTCCATCATCTGCCTCTTGGGGCTGGTGGGGAACTTATTGGTCATTATCACAGTCTTATCTTTTAAGCGACTGAAGACCATGACAGACGTGTACCTGCTCAACCTGTCCTGTGCAGACCTTCTCTTCGCCCTGTCGCTTCCCTTCTGGGCAGCTAACTCCATGACAGAATGGGTGCTGGGCCTGGTGTTGTGTAAAGCCATTCATGTTGTGTACAAGGTCAGCTTTTACAGCAGCatgttcctcctctccttcatcagTGTGGACCGCTACTTCGCCATTGCAAAGGCCGTGTCCTCTTACCGCCACCGCTCCCAGGCAATGCTCCTCAGCAAGGTGTCATCTGCAGGAATATGGGTGATGGCCGTGATTTTTTCCATACCAGACATGAATTACACCACGGTTAATAACAACACCTGCACCCCTTACTCCAGCAGTTCAGACCATCTACGTGTCACAATCCAGGGGACCCAGATTGTTCTGGCTTTTGCCCTCCCACTCCTGGTCATGTGCTTCTGTTACAGCAGCATCGTCCAAACCCTTTACCAGACGCGTAACTTTGAAAGGAATAAAGCTATCAAGGTGATTCTGGCTGTCGTCACCGTCTTCCTTGTCAGCCAGGTGCCTTACAACCTGGTCCTCTTTTGGACCACCATTGTCACGGCACAAGGAGGAACCGACGACTGCAGCTATGAGAATAGTCTCCTGTACGCCGCTGATGTCACCCAGTGTGTCGCCTTCCTTAGGTGCTGCCTCAACCCCTTTGTCTATGCCTTCATTGGCGTGAAGTTCCGTCACGACCTCCTGAAGCTCCTGAAGGACATCGGTT